A genome region from Vulpes lagopus strain Blue_001 chromosome 7, ASM1834538v1, whole genome shotgun sequence includes the following:
- the LOC121496093 gene encoding olfactory receptor 7G1-like, producing the protein MGLRNNTGVSDFLLMEVTEDPELKPLLFVLFLFIYLVTILGNLLIILAVICDSHLHTPMYFFLSNLSFTDICLSTTTIPKMLVNIQAEDQSITYTGCLTQIYFILAFGGLESFLLSVMAYDRYVAICHPLRYTVIMNSHLCGLLILLSLCINIVDALMHSLMVLQLSFCTDPEIPLFFCEVVQVIKLACSDTLINNILIYFATSVFGGIPVCGIIFSYTQIVSSVLRIPSTGGKYKVFSTCGSHLSVVSLFYGTGLGVYISSALTSSSRNTAVVSVMYTVVPQMMNPFIYSLRNRDMKGALRKLISRMPSLL; encoded by the coding sequence ATGGGACTCAGAAACAACACAGGGGTTTCAGACTTCCTTCTAATGGAAGTGACAGAGGATCCAGAACTGAAGCccctcctctttgttttgttcctgttcATATACCTGGTCACCATCCTGGGAAACCTGCTCATCATCCTGGCTGTCATCTGTGactcccacctccacacccccatgtacttcttcctctccaactTGTCCTTTACTGACATCTGCTTAAGCACAACCACCATCCCAAAGATGCTGGTGAACATCCAAGCAGAGGATCAGAGCATCACTTACACAGGCTGCCTCACACAGATCTACTTTATCCTGGCTTTTGGTGGTTTGGAAAGTTTCCTTCTTTCAGtaatggcctatgaccgctatgtggccatctgtcaTCCACTGAGGTACACAGTCATCATGAACTCCCACCTCTGTGGCCTCTTAATTCTACTCTCTTTGTGCATTAACATTGTGGATGCCCTGATGCACAGTCTGATGGTGTTGCAACTGTCCTTCTGCACAGACCCTGAAatccctctcttcttctgtgaAGTTGTTCAGGTCATCAAGCTCGCATGTTCTGACACCCTTATCAATAACATCCTGATATATTTTGCAACTAGCGTATTTGGTGGTATCCCTGTGTGTGGAATCATTTTCTCCTACACTCAGATAGTGTCTTCTGTTTTGAGAATACCATCAACAGGTGGAAAGTATAAAGTTTTTTCCACCTGTGGGTCTCACCTGTCAGTTGTGTCCTTGTTCTATGGGACTGGTTTAGGGGTGTACATTAGTTCTGCTCTTACTAGCTCTTCCAGAAACACTGCAGTGGTTTCAGTGATGTACACTGTTGTCCCCCAAATGATGAACCCCTTCATCTACAGCCTGAGGAACAGGGACATGAAAGGAGCCTTGAGGAAGCTCATAAGTAGAATGCCTTCTCTTCTGTGA